A region from the Manihot esculenta cultivar AM560-2 chromosome 13, M.esculenta_v8, whole genome shotgun sequence genome encodes:
- the LOC110629129 gene encoding cytochrome P450 81Q32 codes for MEDTLLYLFLFILFFLALKVFQSRIRRQNLPPSPPAIPIIGHLNLLKPPMHRTFHSLAEKYGPIIFLRFSCRPVVIVSSSSAAEECFTKNDIVFANRPKLLTGKHIAYNYTTLLHAPYGDHWRNLRRIGSIEIFSTHRLNVLQSIRKDEIKRLLTKLSYQSLRDFAKVELKSVFNELTFNIMMRMIAGKRYYGDDVSNEKEARKFREMMKEIITYSGVSNPGDFMPILNWISERKVIMLAKKVDKFLQGLIDEHRNNKENLERKHTMIDHLLALQESQPDYYTDEIIKGLIQTMLFAGTDTSAVTLEWAMSNLLNQPSILRKARDEIETQVGQECLLDESHLPKLPYLQNIVSETLRLYPAAPLLVPHMSSDDCTVGGYDIPRGTLLLVNAWAIHRDPTLWDDPTSFRPERYGGGEEDVHYKLMPFGLGRRSCPGSGLAQRVVGLTLGSLVQCFEWERVSDEEIDMREGRGITMPKAEPLEAMCKVRPFAEKILPLAQPI; via the exons ATGGAAGACACATTACTCTACTTGTTCCTTTTCATTCTTTTCTTCCTAGCTTTAAAAGTCTTCCAATCAAGAATCCGCCGTCAAAATCTCCCTCCAAGCCCACCCGCGATTCCAATTATCGGCCACCTCAACCTCCTTAAACCGCCCATGCACCGCACTTTCCACAGTCTAGCTGAAAAATATGGTCCCATCATTTTCCTCCGATTCAGTTGTCGCCCTGTAGTTATAGTCTCTTCTTCCTCTGCCGCTGAAGAATGCTTCACCAAAAACGACATAGTTTTTGCCAATCGTCCAAAACTACTCACCGGCAAGCACATAGCTTATAACTACACTACCTTACTACATGCACCTTACGGCGACCACTGGCGCAACCTCCGCCGCATTGGCTCTATTGAAATCTTCTCAACTCATCGCCTTAACGTGCTTCAAAGCATTCGAAAAGACGAAATCAAAAGACTATTAACTAAGCTATCTTATCAATCGCTGCGAGATTTTGCAAAGGTAGAGCTAAAATCAGTGTTTAACGAGCTAACATTTAATATTATGATGAGAATGATTGCAGGGAAGAGATATTATGGTGATGATGTTAGTAATGAGAAAGAAGCAAGAAAATTCAGGGAGATGATGAAGGAGATCATAACTTATTCAGGAGTATCAAATCCTGGGGATTTCATGCCAATCTTGAATTGGATTTCTGAGAGGAAGGTGATAATGCTTGCAAAAAAGGTAGATAAATTCTTGCAGGGTTTGATCGATGAACATAGAAATAATAAGGAGAATTTAGAGAGGAAGCATACAATGATTGATCATCTTCTTGCTTTGCAAGAGTCGCAGCCTGATTACTACACCGATGAGATTATTAAAGGGCTCATTCAG ACCATGCTGTTTGCTGGAACCGACACGTCAGCAGTGACATTAGAATGGGCAATGTCCAATCTCCTTAACCAACCCAGCATACTAAGGAAGGCTAGAGATGAGATAGAAACTCAGGTTGGCCAAGAATGTTTACTAGACGAGTCTCATCTTCCCAAGTTACCCTACCTTCAAAACATTGTCTCCGAGACCCTTCGCTTATACCCAGCAGCTCCACTCTTAGTTCCCCACATGTCATCAGATGATTGCACCGTTGGAGGATATGACATCCCGCGTGGCACCTTGCTATTGGTCAATGCATGGGCCATACACAGAGATCCTACACTGTGGGATGATCCTACAAGTTTCAGgcctgagagatatggtggAGGAGAAGAAGATGTCCATTATAAGCTGATGCCATTTGGTTTGGGAAGAAGGTCCTGCCCTGGGTCTGGTTTGGCTCAGCGTGTGGTGGGATTGACCTTAGGGTCCTTAGTCCAATGCTTTGAATGGGAAAGGGTGAGTGATGAGGAGATTGATATGAGAGAAGGTAGAGGGATTACTATGCCTAAGGCTGAACCACTAGAAGCCATGTGCAAGGTACGCCCGTTTGCGGAAAAGATTTTGCCTCTGGCTCAGCCAATTTAG